Part of the Zea mays cultivar B73 chromosome 4, Zm-B73-REFERENCE-NAM-5.0, whole genome shotgun sequence genome is shown below.
TCTTGGCTTCCGTTCTTTCTTGGACTTGGAGGAGAACAGGCGCGGGCCAAAGCAGGTGGTCGGGGCTGCGCATGACGGTTGGACGACGCAGGACGGCTCGACGCAAGCTGGCTGCGCACAGTAGCCATGGCTGTTCTTCCTGAGCGCTTCTGCGTCAGGGTTCGAGGATCTGATCAGCGTCGGGCTGACTGCGCAGCGAAGGGAGAGGTCGAAGTCCGAGAGCATGATGTGCCCGTCCTCCCGGACAAGGACGTTCTCTGGCTTGAGATCACGGTATATGATACCGAGCATGTGCAGGTATTCTAGCGCCAGGAGGACTTCTGCTATGTAGAATCTGCAGCAAGCAATAGGTTTTGTTTTTCAGTCACGATGATTTCAAACTAATGAACTCAAAAGCCTTAACTCTGTTAAGTACTATTTAGACAGTGAAATGCAATACATGCGGATGGTAAAATGTGGATAAGACATACGTACTTGACAGCTTGCTCCGGGAAATGTTTGCCAGGCTGCCTCTGCCGAAGAGCGTGGAGGTCTCCTCCGGGGCAGAACTCCATGACCAGGCAGGAGAACTTATCGGTCTCGAAGTGGGTGTAAAGCGTAGGAAGGAAGGGGTGATCCAGGCACTGCAGAATCTCCTTCTCCGTTTGAGCCCGGAGCAGCTTCTTACGGCTCGCTAGCGACGCCTTATCCATGACCTTCATCGCGAAATAGCTCTTGGTCCCATTCAGCTCAGAGAGGTACACGCTGCCGATGTCGCCGCAGCCTAGCCTCTTGAGCAGCCTGAAATGGCTCAGTCCAAGAACCCCGTCTCTGGTCCTGACCGTCTGGATCGCCTCCCACCGCGAATCGTTCGCCTTGTGAGGCTTCGTGCTGTTGCTCATGCTGCTGCACGAGCTCTCGTCACTGATGTCGCTGCTTGTGCTAGGCCTGCATCTTCCACTGTTGCCCCTGTCACCGATCTCGGGTGGATCAGCGGCCTTAGCACTCGCACTGACCTTTGCCTGGGCCTGGCTAGTCCCTCCACACGTCTGAAACGAAGTGGAACCCCCGTTCGTGCTCCCATGCTCCGCTACCGCTTTCTTGCTCGGTTCTACGGGGAACTTGACCGACGCGGCGTCGACAGGTTCCTTGAGGCGGTGGTCTGGTTTCTGCTCGTTCAGCTCAGGTTTATGGCTCGATTTGCTCAGGTCAGTTGTTGTTCCTGGTAACACCGTCAGCGCAGAAGCACAGGAATTGTTCGTCTGGGGAAGCTCGAAAGGGGGAGCACTCTTAGAGCATTGCTTCGTGCCTGGGATGCCTGGCGTTTCTGGGAGAATTTGGGGCATTGCCTTCGAAGCCATAGCTGCAAACACCTGTCTGTTTTTTCAGACGAGATGACCAGAGAGTTCAACACGCTCGATCTGGTCAGTCAGGAAGCAACCTTGGCATTGCAATGGACTATTTGCATTGTAGATTCATTGACAATCTGCAAATGGTGTGGGGGGGAAGAACTTCGATGAAATCGGCAAAACTGTGAGTGGCAAAAATAGCGATTATAAAACGCAGGAGGGGCTGCGACATAATATTCAAGTAGACAGTAAACCAAGACTTTGCCAAAAAGAAATAAATAAGGCGAGAAAATGACGGCCACATTCAGCATCCGCCATGGACGCCTCATCATTGGGTGCTCAATGTGCGCCCGCCGCACTTGGGGGGGTTCGTTCATCTGTTGTCGGCCTAGAGCTAGGAAAGGTCCTGTTAAAACCATCAACTATGTCCAGCCCCGCCCCCCACTGACCTCAATCATGCAACGCTACAGATCTAGCGTCCTCTTTAGCAATAAACAAGCGTCTGATCAGCAGAGAGTGCTCGCCAAAGGCGCATCATTGCCGCTTGCAAAAGAGAGCCGCCCGCCCCAGAACGAAGGCCTTTCCTCGcgcgcgcgcgcacacacacagagagagagaaaacacacactactgcCTAGCAGTTAGAGGCGCGCAAAGCTGGCGAGTCGAAATCGGGGCCGCATTTCAACGAAACCAAAATGCTCCTTTTTTTTTTTGCCAATTTCTTCTTCTGGTGTTGGCTGCGGAAAGGTGAGGAAAGCAGGAAGTAGGGACGGGCTTTTCTCGTCTTTCTGCGAAATGCAGAACGGCAGAGATGAGCCAAACCGAACAGCTCTGGAACCCAGCAGGCGCGACAGATCTATAGGAGTAACAGGACCGAAGGCCGAAGcacatttatttatatataaataACGGAAGGCAGCCGAATCAGGAACCAGGGAAAACAGAACCGGAGGGGAGATGTGGCGCAGCAGAAATCTCACCCGATTGCGCTGCGCGGAGGCTGGGAGTCATGAGGACCTGCATCTTTTGTGCCCCCGCGGAGATGGGAGTCCGAAGCCCGCGCTCCTGTCCAGTTTCTCTCTAGAGCTCTGGCGCGCGGGAGATGTCTTGTGGACTCGTGGAGCAATggcggaggggggaggaggaagaAGACGGGGAGGTGTCGAGTATTAATGGCCTCCCTTTCTGCTCCCCGGCCCGGCGGCCCGTCAGTTCGCTTTCGTTTTCTACTATCGGTTTTTTATTGTAAATTTTCATTTCGCGGGTGCAATGATCCTGTCCCGCAGTTTTTGGGGGTCCCTGGGTGGGCGAGGGCGACGCCTAGTGTCTGGAAAACGACATGGCCGCCTCGATCTTCCGCTGGTCCCTCTCTCATCAGTTTACTAGGAGCGCTAATGGATGTACAGTTCCATGTATGTGAACGCCATAGCCAAGAAGATCAACGGAATACTCTGCCAAAAACCAGCATCAGGAAAAACAACGCGTTGGATCATGAAATCAGAGGCCGTTTGGCGACTGTTTACACTCTAGGTAGACAAAAATACTGCAGAAGCAGTCGAATTCGGTACCACTTAGACTATCTCTAACAGCTTATTCATATATATACTTATGTTCAAATTCTACTTTGTGCACAGTACAATTTTAATATACAGAATAGTGTAAAACAATATTTTTAGATAAATTTTAGATGAACCGCTGCAAACGGTCTTAAAAGCCAGCTAACCATCTAAATAGTGAAAGCTGCCTCTCGGGCGATCATGATGGCGCGGGTAGTACAAAATCATTTTAGCCCTGTACAACGTACTACTGCAGCAACCTTACAAGTTCCAACGTTGCAATTTTTTATTACCATACGTGCATCTCTGTAAAAAAATCACATCGCCAATCAATTGGACGTGACAAAGCTCTCTCTCCCGTCACCTCGTTAAGAGCCCACAGTCAACTTTTTTCTTGCTTTCCGCGAAGGGATCGGTGGAAGCAAAGCTAGATGGGCCGGTTACTCGTCGTAGGTTACCTAGTAggtttcttttatttttcttttaaagATAGCTCGTACTCAGTCTGTCTTACAATATCTGTACTTCTATAATTTAAATTTCGTCATAAAATAAAAAAACAACACAACAAAATAGCTAATAGTACAATTCATAAAATGGTATATATGTATAAAAATATCTCCAAGAACTAGATAAATGACTTGCCAAACCAAATTTTGGCTACTCAACAGCAAAATAACTCTCCAACGTATTAGCTATGTGACTCGCTAAGCTATCGAGCTCTCCAAATTTTCTCtctcactagccaaatttggctagtcaATTGACTAGCCGAACTAGATAGATAGTCTGTTGAAGTGAGATAATATGTATAGACTGTATTATAAAAAGATAAATAGATAGTCAAATAGAGAGAGCTAAAGATAAAGAgtttcttggagatgctctaagtagGTAAAATCTTATACCATGTCTGTACCCATACTAGTCATTAGTCAAGTATAAGAATTATGATTCTTAGGACGTGTTTGGATCGCTACCAAATCTTTTTTGCGGATGATTTGTTCGCTGGAGTATGGGCATGTGCACACCTCTTGCTTGGCAGCATAAAGGAAGCAAGCCAAACATGCATGCCTTCAGCGTTTGTGTTGGATTCGTTGACTCGTCTAAAGTTTAGTTGGATGAAGAAGTTAAGAACTAATTAACTAAAAACTTTTTTTATATGCTTTAATGTTGTTTCTGAATCGACTTTTAAAGTGGAAATAGCTAAAGTTTATTATTAGTGGCTGAACTTTAGAGTGCGAGATCTAAACAGACGGTTACGTGGATTGCCTAGAGAGCTGAAGTTTAGATGGAATGGACTAAAACGTAGGCGGTTGCGCTGTTAAAGTTTAGCACAGTACAATACTGTTTCAATACATGGACTAATTTAGAGGCATGTGTACGTACTTTTTTTTAGTCCATATTGATTTATCTCTACCAATTAGTAAACTAATTGTTAGTTAGGTAATAGTTCAGAGGTTCGCAACAAACATGTGTGTTGAACGAAAAAacagaaaagaaagaaaaaaaaaatagAGCATTGATGGCTATCTTTCATGGGTCTCGCGGCGTCCGAATCGATGATACGCGAAGGAGACAAAATGTGGCAGGCAACGATGTGCGGTCACTTGCCGCAAAATTCATGATAATATACGTACTGTCGCTAACACTCTTTTTGTTTTTCCCTCTGAAAAGCGGTGTCCTCTCCATCTCCTCATACGGTGACCGTGTAATCGTGTAGTGTAGGACAATGAGGCTGGCAGTTCAAATACGATCAAGCCTTCATACGGATCCTAACCGTTGAAACCGTGGCGGTACGGCCAGCAGCTGGAGCCGGTGGACCCGCGGGATGCCGGGATCCCAATGCATGGCTGGCCACGGCCGGTTCGGCGTTGGTGTCTGTGAGGCGGAGCAGTCGCCTTCTTCCTCCAGCCTCCAGCTAGCGAGGCAGCGACGGCAACGCCACGAAGGATTGAACTCTCAAGGGTGCCCCGTTTGCCTCGCTGGGCGCGCTATCCAAAGCTCAAGGATAGGGCCGAACAAGTGCacggcaccagcagcagcagcccgCGCGTCGATCGCTCTCCAACAAACGTCCTGTACTCTATatttctctactaactattaagcgtGCAGTGTAGACTGCCTCTGCCATCCCCTGCCTCCACGGATCCCGCGCGCGACCGGCCGCTCACCCCCACCCCCGCCTCGATTCCCACCGCGTCCAGCCGCCATGCCGCTTCCGATCCCCTGCCCCAGCCATCCCCTGCCTCCCGCGGATCCCACGCGCGCCCGGCCGCGAATCACTTTGCCCCCGCGGATCACGCGCACGCCCGCACGCGCCCGCCAATTCCCCTACCCACGCGTCGTCGATTCCCCTACCCACGTGCCGCCGATTCCCCTACGCGCGTGATCCGCCCGCACAGCCCGCCGCACCGCGATTGCCGCAAACGCAAGCCGTAATTCCGCCGCGGCCGCAGCAACCGTCGCGACCTCCACGACCCCCCGCCGCAATGCCGCCGCGAACTACCCGCCCGCAAGCCGTAATCACGCCCTCCTCGCCCGCAGCAGCCGCCGTGACCTCCGCGAATTGCCCTAACGCTCGCCCGACGGTTGCCGCACGCCATGGTCGACCCGTGCCCGCAAATCCCGTCGTGGCCACTGCAGCCGCCAACCAACGCCGCGGTTCCAGTGGACATAGCGCCCAATCCGTTGATCATACCCCCGCATCCCATGCCAACATCCTCATCCGGTAGCGACCAACCATATCCCATCGGAGCTGGTGCATACCCCTGTCATCTCCTCTTTCCCCTACATTCCCACGCCCCCGTCGCTGGAGAGGAAGGAGGATCCAAAGGAAAAGGAGCTTGCCACGCTGCCGGAGAGGAAGGAATTCTAATATTGCTCAACCGCGCAGGCCTCGACCAAGGTATGCCATGATTTCTCCTTCCAGATTCGTTTCATCACTTATGTACTTTTCTGAGTTAACCTACGTTGGAGGAAAGTTGATGACCCCTTCGGTCCATCCTTCAAACAGATGCCCTTCTTCAGCTCTACTTTCAGCTATCATTAATACTTCGTGCTCTATAGTTTGGACAGCTCTAAAAAATTTACTGTTAATTCCCCAAATGAGCACAAAATCCTGTTGAGGATTGAACGACTTGCATAAATGATGTATTGATAATGTCCTCTTGAGTTGTGGCTAACCTGTCCAACCTCATATATATGTGCATAGTGTAGGCAGAAACAAACTTAGTGATGGTCGGTTGCCCTTAAAAGACTGTTAAAAAGTATAATCGATGGGGCTCAATCAGAAGACACACATATATTATATCTCTAAGTGTAATACTTACACATCAGTTTAATTTAAGTAATAAGTGAGCAATCACAACCGGATGAGGTCCATCCTTCAAATAGATACCCTTCTTCAGCTCTACTTTCAGGTTTCAGCTATTATTAATACTTCGTGCTCTGTAGTTTGGACAGCTCTAAAAAATTTACTGTTAATTCCCCAAATGAGCACAAAATCCTGTCGAGGATTGAATGACTTGCATAAATGATGTATTGATAATGTCCTCTTGAGTTGTGGCTAACCTGTCCAACCTCATATAAGGATAGTGTAGGCAGAAACAAACTTAGTGATGGCCGGTTGCCCTTAAAAGACTGTTAAAAAGTATAACCGAGGGGGCTCAATCAGCATAAACACATATATATATCTCTAAGTGTAATACTTACACATCAGTTTAATTTAAGTAATAAGTGAGCAGGCAAGTGGTTCATTTAGCTTTCAATAAACAATCGTTGTTGGAAAGCTGAGCACCTAGCCAATGGAGAACTCCACCGTCCAGCTGCGCTTGTCCCCTTTGTGACCAGGTGGATGAATCAATCTTATTTATGTTGATCACTTGAATCTTTGCATGTAATCCTTCAGAGACTAGGCTCAAGTGTGTGCAACCAGATTCTCAATCTGGTGGTGTCAGGCAATCAAAGAAatcaagaagggggctcaaatttCTCATTGTTCTAATGTCCTAGGAGATCTAGAAACATCAAAATGGTTGTGTATTCACAAATATTTACAATAATGCTGCAGGCAATAGCAAATGAGTTTATCCTTTGCTGGTTGCCTTTCTGAACTGCTTGCCTACTTCATTCTCCTCCTAGACCAAGGGCATTTGGGATGTGTTATGTGTGTGTTTTTTCTTGAGTGGAGGAGGGGGTCTTCCCCTGTGTATTCTCCAATTTTAATGAAATGATAAGTAACCCCCATGCTTGTTCAGAGGAGAGGATGTGTTaaatgaatataatgaaaaaacAGAATGTTACATAGTACAAGTATGTAGAAAAGATGTTACTGTTGTGTTAGATTGTAGATTCTGGTCTGTTGTAGCATCTGCTGATTGCTCCCTAAAATACGGTATCGTTTGGACGTTCATGTATCTTTTAATCCATGTGCCATGAAATAGTTTAGCCTGTATCTACCACCAAACTATTTCATTTAACACATCTGGAGTGAGAGGAATATATGACCATAGCCATCCAAAAAGCCACGCATGTGTGCATCTCCATAGCAGAATCAAAGGGGAAAGGAAGGCTTCGGAAATCTCCTAACAACAGTAATGAGTCAGAAGCACGCAAAACGGCAGGAACAGTTTCTGCCTCTGGCGATGATGCTGATCACCTGACAACTGTAATGAGTGTAACTGCTAGCCTCTTCAGTAATGAGAATAAAGAAATTCCTTGTATACGACAAATGGTGGTTCGTGTGCCTACTCCGTGGCAATCAGAAACGGAAGTCCCCTGAAAGAGGTAAAGACACTTCGATCAATTTCAAGCACCGGAGGTCGTCAACCAGTAAAACAGAATCCACTTAAGTCATGACCAATGTTTCAGAAACATAAAGCTTGAGTATCAATTAACATAATACAAATGCACCACAGTAGTAAATTTGTCCACTGCATTCAAGTCCAAACCATTGACTGTATGAAAAACAGAACATTGATTTTCACATTTATATACAAGACTGGCATGCAAGGTCAGCATCTAAGGATAGAAGTCCATGAGAATAGAAACGTAGGACATCAGTATCCTTCTGAAAACAACTTTAAAAGTCTAGAATGTGAAAAAGTAAAGACCTCCAAAGATTTTTCTTTGATTCCTTTTTTTGGTCTGTTTCTCCTTTGAGCTCACCATTGCATAGATGCACCATAACAGCAGCAACATTTTCCTTGTCTGCTTCTTTGCTGTGGTCAGCTGTTAAGGGTTGCTTGTTGTTGGGAGGAAGTAATCAGCAACAACAAAGTTTACATCTCTTCAGCCATGCCTGCAGTCCCTGACCTGATGTAATCTGGGAGCCATTCTGTAGAAAGCCAGCTTACAGAAGCAGAAGATAACAGCTTAACCAACGACGGTTGGAGTGCAGGCGTCATGTTAGTTTGGTGAATTGGTCGGAGTGGACTGCTTTGACTCGTAAGTCTGCTCACTATATTTTCTAGGTGAGCTGAAAATACAGCGAGGGTTGTTCCAACACCATAATCAGCTAACAGTACAAGAAACTCATCTAGCTGTTACACGCTGAGTTCTGGAATTTAGTAGTCTACCTGCTCTCTTACTTCATGAAGTCTTGCTTCCAGAAAGTAATAACATTAGAAACACCCAACTTCAGTCATTAGATGATACACCTCAATGGCACAATACTTAACAGAGATTTGACATTAACCCTCATTTAGTTGTAACATAAAGTAGGCACATGGCATTGGAATACGGACACAGATAACCTCAAAGAAATGCATACCAATGTGGCCAGCACTTGAGGTCATCTTCAGATGGCTTTAGAATAAGTTCAACATAAACTTTGCTTTCGTTATCATTATGATTCAGTGGTGGATGCTCATCATCCAGGGACCATATCCTGTTTCTTGCAAATCCATGTCGCTCCAATGTCCCAGAGTATCCAAACTGCCTGAAATTTCAGTTACCAGAAGCCCCATTGATTTTTTTACAGCAAGAACCTCACAACTTATCCGTAAAATTTGTACACCACAGACAAAATCAAAATTACAGCAGAAAAGTATACGATCCAATAGAAACTGTGACAAGAATGGATGATGGGATGGTGCTGCAGCACCCGAGGGAAACACATCTGAATTCCACCTCGCATGGCATTTGGCGGCTTGAAGGTTGCCTGCACGTCAAAAACAAGTGGGAAGTTATTTGTTGGTGTCATTTTATCTAGACAGCTTTAGAACTATGGTAACTGTTGTACAAGAAATGTTCCCTAAGTTTATTTGTTGGTGTCATTTTATCTAGACACCTTTAATGTGAGAACCTAAACCTTGCAAACAGTCCAAGGGTAGTCTGCTTACTACCTTTATCATTAGGCTGATTAATCTGCATTTGTTCATTGGCTATCAAATATGACGACGACACATTTAATTATTAAAAAATGACAAGTTGGTTCAAATATGACGACGACACATTTAATTATTAAAAAATGACAAGTTGGTTCTGCAGCTATATTTATTTTCATAAAAAGTCAAGGATGTTCGTTGATAGTAGCAAATAGTTTCTTGCATTACAAACTTTTACCAACTCTGGGGCCCAAACAGTTAGGTGTCAACAGACCAATCTGGGGCCAGAACTTAGTACTATCAGTTTCAGGGGGCATAACAATTATAGGCCTGCTGAATGAAACATCCAATGTGAGAGCAGGTTATCCTTCCATATCGGTTTTGCTAACCCACTTCTCTGAATTAGTCTTATTGTCTTTCAGCTTAACAACAACATCAGAACTTTTTGGCACAAGTCCCCATAAAATAACTGATAATCTGCACACACCAAGCGAAGGGAGGGAGAAAGATTAAATCATTTGTAGGATTAAATCTATCTTTTAGCGCTAAGGGTATTGTGTTTGTTTTTTAATCATACTATGATGTGGTTCATGAATAAAGATGCCATCTATATCAAATAATTCCATGTTTTTTGTTCTTGTTTTGCAGTTCGCATTGATCTTCGGTCCAACAATCATTTTGCCCCAAAAGAGTCGACATATAATTTCTACTCGTTGAGGTTTGTTGCTACTTCTTTCCTTTTACAGTATGCTTCTTTCCCTCCCAAATATATCAACTTCTATCGATTCAGTCATTTTTAAAGTTTTGCTTGGTGATATAATATTGGTGCTCCTTTAATGAATGGTCAAATGTGTTTGTTTTTAGTCATACTATGATGAAATGTTGGACTAAATTGGCATGTGTTTAGATTTAAAAAATTAATTATAATATTCTGCTTCCTGTATTAATTGACACAATAATTAGTAATTAGTATAATATTCCAAACTTGTGTGTATTTTGGGTATTAATTGGGGTAATGTAAAGTTTATATGCATGCTTTCCTGTATATAGAGGTTGATGCTATTTATCTAATGATAGTGGTAAGGCTTAGCTAATAGTATGATTTGTGTACGGTGAGTTGCATCCGTTCACAATTCTCTTTCTCACATGCTTCTCTTCCTTCTATTTTGGATCTGCCATTAATTCTATGGCTCAATTCCTTAGATCCTATCTGGTTCCTTTAGTCAAAGATTAAAGTTTAGCTAGACGACTAAAATTTAGTCGTCCCTACCCTATTTAGTTATAGGGACTAAATGTATTAGTAGCACATTACATGAATCATCCAAATGTTCATGTCTAGCTAAACTTTACATGGATCATCCAAAAGTTTTATCATATTTTCCTTCATTTCTTGTTGACTCGATGTTACTAAAGCAATAAGCAGCCTTTGCATCTCTAATTCTTGAGTTGCATCCGTTCACAATTCTCTTTCTCACATGCTTCTCTTCCTTCTATTTTGGATCTGCCATTAATTCTATGGCTCAATTTCTTAGATCCTATCTGGTTCCTTTAGTCAAAGATTAAAGTTTAGCTAGAcgactaaaatttagtccctaCCCTATTTAGTTATAGGGACTAAATGTATTAGTAGCACATTACATGAATCATCCAAATGTTCATGTCTAGCTAAACTTTACATGGATCATCCAAAAGTTTTTATCATATTTTCCTTCATTTCTTGTTGACTCGATGTTACTAAAGCAATAAGCAGCCTTTGCATCTCTGATTCTGTTGTTTTTATTTCAGACTGGTGTTCGGAAAGGTTCTAAATCTTTTGATGAAGCCCAAGCAGCAGGATTCACCAAAGAGAGTTGAACTTTGGGTGATATATGGGAGACTGTACCAAGCAGTGATCTTGTTCATAAGGTAGACATGAACCCTAATATATTATTCTGCTCAGGTTTACTTCTTCATTGATCTATATATGTGTTCATAAGCTTTGCACTTTCTATTGATCATTCCTGTCAAATCccagtgagaaacttattttCATTAAACGAGTCACTTAGCTGTGTAAAGCAAATGCAGTTTTTCGTTAGGATCAAACTGCAGTGTGTGGTACAGTCCTAAGCATGGGCAGTAAATTCAAGATCTTTAAGATCAGGACGAACTAAAACAGATGCATGATTGAGAAATTCCTGTGAGAAATTAAAATTGCCAATTTTTTAATTCTTGCATCCAAACCAAGCCTAACTAAAACTACTACTTGCTGAAAACATTATCCCTTGTTCTCTGAAGGGATTTTGGATGTTTTTGCTTGTAGGTAAATGCTCATTGTTCCAGTTTGTATGCTTTTAAGTTTCTTCACTTGAATGAGCTAGAGTATACCTTGTTAATTGCTTTTATAGCCTGCTTAAGAAAAAACTATGCAAAGCAAATGCACAAATCTTAAAGCATAAATAATAACCATCACTTTTAGTATGGAGTTGTTACATAATTCCTATAGAATCATAATTCTCTGGTACAAGGCTGAGAATAGTGATCATGTAAGAATCTAAATTCTAAAAGCATTGGAATCCTTATGCCTTGGTTTTATTCTCCCTACTTGTTTGCAACTTGTAATTTTTCTCGATATAATCTCTATAGCTGAATTGAAGTATCTGTTTTCACCATGCCTAAGCTATTCCTGATCAGTGACCATGCTTTATTTATTGTAGTTGGATGGCCATCACCCAGCTAGCTCACCATGAAATGCTTTTCGTCCCAATTGGCTTCACCTTTGGTTCAGGCATGTTCGACATGGATGGTATCAGAGGAGGCAGCCCCTATGGCGCGGGGGTATTTGCTGGCGATGGCAGCAGACAACCCAGTGAGACTGAACTTGCCCTTGCAGAACACCAGGGCAAGTACATGGCCTCCATAATGAAAAAGCTAGCTCTCCATGCTTGAGACAGCCACCCCTGTGCAGTAGAAGTCACATGGTCACCTTCCTCCGGTGCTTGGCTTCTCCTATTGTTTCCGGATACATCCGGCCCGTCGTATATGTGCACAGCTTGCCCTATCGTTTGTGAAAGTAGCCACCCCTAAATTAAGGTTCATTTGTACATTGTCGGCATATTCATATTGTTGTCCATTTGAGCAATAAGAGTGTCATAATAAACATCATATGTCATATTGGTTTTGTTGTTTGTTTTGTTGCACGGAACTGTTCTTATACTATAAAAGAAGAGTAATTTTGTTCTGATGTTTTTCTTGTCTGCTTCAATCTACCTATGGGTGTGTGAAGCTGCTATATTAGAGTTACTTTTTGTCTAAAGTCTGAACAATTTCAAAGAATCTGAATATCTGAACATTTGAATATCTGAAGTTTCATGTATAGGGTAGAACATTGCTTGATTATACCCGTAATTTTGATCTGATTTGTTTTTTTTTGAGATAAAAAAGTGAAGCAGTCTGTTGATATTTGATAGTTTGATCTCTGCTCTGGCAATCAGTCCTGGTTTTATTGTCAGGAACAAAGTAGTAGAATTGAGTTTGGCTTGTTTGCTCTTGCTAGGTGAAAAACAAGAAGATGGAAAATACAAGCACACTGTGGATCTCCCGAAAACAACATTTGAGCTGATAGCGAATTCTGTACAGCGGGAGCTAGAGCTCCAAAAATTATGGGACGATAATCAGGTTCTATAAAGGGTTTCTGAAAGGAACACTGGGGTGAGTTGATATATTCAAGTATGTAACTTTAAATTATTATACACTAATATTTTATTAAATAATTTGTATGCTGTCGCAACGCGTGGGTACGAGACTTTATGTATATGTTTTTTGCattgaaaatatattttcttcaagtTTGTGATTGTGCTACATTTTTCTGCTTTTACATCGACTATATGTCAATGTGCCACAAAAAAATCGTGTTTCATCGACTTATGATGAGTCCGCTCAATTGTTTCTTGAATATACTTTTTTGTAAAACTAAATTGAATTTTACAAGGTGGAATATTGATTAGAAAAAGGTGGGATGCTGACCGGAAAAGCGCTACTCGCTTGTATGAACTAGCTGGTCGATGATTTTGTTTTCCATCTTTTTTTATTTCTTGGCATCCGTTTGTTCATTGGGGAGCACATATGTAGAATGATGATTAATGTTTCTGTATATTAATGGATTTTATTATAATATGTTGCCGCCGTAACAACGTACGGGCATACAGCTAGTAGAGTATGACGAGCTCTTTTTTTTCTCTACAACAGAGACATGGTAAATGATCCCCTACAA
Proteins encoded:
- the LOC100281711 gene encoding protein kinase G11A isoform X1, whose translation is MASKAMPQILPETPGIPGTKQCSKSAPPFELPQTNNSCASALTVLPGTTTDLSKSSHKPELNEQKPDHRLKEPVDAASVKFPVEPSKKAVAEHGSTNGGSTSFQTCGGTSQAQAKVSASAKAADPPEIGDRGNSGRCRPSTSSDISDESSCSSMSNSTKPHKANDSRWEAIQTVRTRDGVLGLSHFRLLKRLGCGDIGSVYLSELNGTKSYFAMKVMDKASLASRKKLLRAQTEKEILQCLDHPFLPTLYTHFETDKFSCLVMEFCPGGDLHALRQRQPGKHFPEQAVKFYIAEVLLALEYLHMLGIIYRDLKPENVLVREDGHIMLSDFDLSLRCAVSPTLIRSSNPDAEALRKNSHGYCAQPACVEPSCVVQPSCAAPTTCFGPRLFSSKSKKERKPRPEAATPVNPWPELIAEPSDARSMSFVGTHEYLAPEIIKGEGHGSAVDWWTFGVFLYELLFGKTPFKGSSNRATLFNVIGQQLRFPEYPAVSFSARDLIRGLLVKEPQQRLAYKRGATEIKQHPFFEGVNWALIRCASPPEVPKPVEIERPSNHPSSPSGAAADDASVGAPQKGVDGYLEFGFF